The genomic segment AGAAAAAAAAGATTTATCTTGCAGACTTAGAAGCAATGCTTGATATGGTAAGTAAAAAAGATGGTATTTATTATATTGCAGAGATAAAAAAATCATCTAAAACACTTGAAAGTGGTATATTGCAATTAAAGTATTACCTTTATTTGCTTAAATTGAAAAAAGGAATTGTAGCAAAGGGTCTAATAAAAATTCCAAAGGAAAGGATAAGTCGTGAAGTAATTTTAACAGAAGAGGATGAGGAAAAAATATATAATGTTCTTTTGGAAATGAATAAGGTTTTAAATTTTGAAAGGCCTCCAAAATTTGATAAAATTTTGAAAATTTGTTTTAAATGTGCTCATCTTGAATTTTGCTGGAGTTGATTAAAAGAGTAAAAAATTCCAATTATAAGATGGGGTATGAAATAAAAGAATAAATTAGAGTCCTTAATCAAAATTGGAGTTTTGTTGGAGTTAATTTGTAAAACCAATTAGAAGTATATCTTGTTCTGTCAGTGAGCTATGAAAAAAAGACTTTATATTTTAAGTAATGGTGAATTAAAAAGAAAACAAAATACTCTTTATTTTGAAACAGACGAAGGGAAAAAATTTATTCCTGTGGAAGGTGTAAGCGATCTATTTATTTTTGGAGAAGTAACGCTTAATAAAAAATTTCTTGATTTTTTAACAAAAACAAAAATTCTTATCCATTTTTTTAATTATTATGGATATTACATTGGAACTTATTATCCCAGAGAATATTATAATAGTGGGCTTATGATTTTAAAGCAAGCAGAATATTATTTAGATTTTGAGAAAAGAATGAATCTAGCTAAAAAATTTGTTCAAGGGGCTGTTTCTAATTTAACTAAAGTCTTAACTTATTATAATTTAAGAGGAATTGATCTTAATGAATATTTGAATATCATTAATAATCTTGTTTGTAAGATAGATGAATGTCAATATACTGAAGAATTAATGGCAATAGAAGGCAATATAAGAGAACAGTACTATAAAACATTTGACAATATTATAAATTCTTCAGATTTTTCTTTTGAAACAAGAAGCAAAAGACCACCTACAAATAAATTAAATGCGCTTATAAGTTTTGGAAACACTTTGCTTTATGTTGAAGTACTTTCAGAAATATATAGGACTCATTTAGATCCTAGAATTGGATATTTGCATACTACAAATAATCGTAGGTTTACATTAAATTTAGATGTGGCAGAGATATTTAAACCAATAATAGTAGATAGAGTGATATTTAGTCTTTTAAATAAGAAAATTATTAAAAAATCTCACTTTAAAGAAGATCTTGGGGGAATATATTTAAAAGATAATGGAAGAAAAAAATTTTTAGAGAAATGGGAAGAGCGTTTAACGTCTACAATAAAGCATAGAGGATTAAAGAGAAATGTATCGTATAGACGTCTTATAAGATTAGAACTATACAAATTAGAAAAACATTTTCTTGGGGATGAGGAGTATAAACCTTTTGTAGCCAGATGGTAATAATATAAATTTGGTAGGATTTGGAGAATTTTCAATGTATGTAATTATGGTTTATGACATAGAAGTAAATAGAGTTGGAAAAGTGTTAAAAATAGGAAGGAAATATTTAACATGGGTACAAAATTCAGTCTTGGAAGGGGAATTAACGAACTCACAATTTCAAAGCCTTTTGATAGAGTTAAAAGATATATTAGATGAAGAAAAGGACTCTGTTGTATTTTATCTTTTTAGGACGAAGGCTTACTTTAAGCGTCAAGTAGTAGGTATAGATAAAAATGAACCTTCTCAGTTTTTATAGCAGACAACTTATTAGATGCTTAAGGTATATAGTATTTGTTTTAAAGTCGTC from the Desulfonauticus submarinus genome contains:
- the cas4 gene encoding CRISPR-associated protein Cas4; protein product: MRYFPPSIFNAYNICKRQAWLMARHLNADQYNDFLAIGRLIDETTYKREKKKIYLADLEAMLDMVSKKDGIYYIAEIKKSSKTLESGILQLKYYLYLLKLKKGIVAKGLIKIPKERISREVILTEEDEEKIYNVLLEMNKVLNFERPPKFDKILKICFKCAHLEFCWS
- the cas1b gene encoding type I-B CRISPR-associated endonuclease Cas1b, translating into MKKRLYILSNGELKRKQNTLYFETDEGKKFIPVEGVSDLFIFGEVTLNKKFLDFLTKTKILIHFFNYYGYYIGTYYPREYYNSGLMILKQAEYYLDFEKRMNLAKKFVQGAVSNLTKVLTYYNLRGIDLNEYLNIINNLVCKIDECQYTEELMAIEGNIREQYYKTFDNIINSSDFSFETRSKRPPTNKLNALISFGNTLLYVEVLSEIYRTHLDPRIGYLHTTNNRRFTLNLDVAEIFKPIIVDRVIFSLLNKKIIKKSHFKEDLGGIYLKDNGRKKFLEKWEERLTSTIKHRGLKRNVSYRRLIRLELYKLEKHFLGDEEYKPFVARW
- the cas2 gene encoding CRISPR-associated endonuclease Cas2; translated protein: MYVIMVYDIEVNRVGKVLKIGRKYLTWVQNSVLEGELTNSQFQSLLIELKDILDEEKDSVVFYLFRTKAYFKRQVVGIDKNEPSQFL